A stretch of the Clostridium fungisolvens genome encodes the following:
- a CDS encoding VanW family protein, whose product MSNEVGKNKTLKMVVAGTVAVVVIGLSGAGVYAMSVKNQVAKWDNKIYQGVKVNDVDLSGKTKEEAVKLLEDSFSNTIKQKKLIVKALDQNFELDYSNLNPQFNVQEMAQKAIEEGKNLSLFQKNNIIKNGTNKNLPLEFKYDDSKIKAFEQQIESKINQDPVNAKISISGGNISITDDQTGRKVNTEQLDKLIKTNINGKIEQQTVVQAPIEEVKPKYPKSELAKIDGKISTFSTSFATSNPGRSANVTLASNFINAKVLMPGDTFSYNEAVGERTTARGFKDAAIFVGDKVEQGVGGGICQVSTTLYRAAMRAGIRSTERSNHSMPTSYSDVGLDATVYWGSLDYKFKNTYNFPIYIESYTSNKNVYVNFYGNIAGMGGKTYELFADTLAKYDPTISKVEDSSIMEGQTQWDKHPVTGYKVQSYLVTYQNGKEIARENIATDNYQKVNGVMRVGTKKATPPPVTQTQTTQDPAATQATATPTVATTGTNQ is encoded by the coding sequence ATGAGCAACGAAGTAGGAAAAAACAAAACGTTAAAGATGGTAGTTGCTGGGACTGTAGCTGTAGTAGTGATTGGATTATCTGGAGCTGGTGTATACGCCATGTCTGTAAAGAATCAAGTTGCAAAATGGGATAATAAGATATACCAAGGTGTAAAGGTTAATGATGTTGATCTTTCAGGTAAGACAAAAGAAGAAGCAGTAAAACTATTAGAAGATAGTTTTTCAAATACAATAAAGCAAAAGAAGCTTATTGTTAAGGCGTTAGACCAAAACTTTGAGCTTGACTATTCAAATTTGAATCCTCAATTTAATGTTCAAGAAATGGCTCAAAAAGCCATAGAAGAAGGAAAAAATTTAAGCTTATTTCAGAAAAATAATATTATAAAAAACGGGACTAATAAAAATCTTCCTCTAGAGTTTAAATATGATGACAGCAAGATAAAGGCATTTGAACAGCAAATTGAAAGCAAAATAAACCAAGACCCTGTAAATGCAAAAATCTCCATAAGTGGAGGTAATATAAGTATTACTGATGATCAAACAGGTCGTAAAGTAAATACCGAACAATTGGACAAGTTGATTAAAACTAACATTAATGGGAAAATTGAGCAACAAACTGTTGTGCAAGCACCAATAGAAGAAGTTAAGCCAAAGTATCCAAAATCAGAGCTTGCAAAGATTGATGGCAAAATTTCAACTTTTTCAACTAGTTTTGCAACTTCTAACCCAGGAAGATCAGCTAACGTAACTTTAGCTAGTAATTTTATAAATGCTAAAGTGCTAATGCCTGGAGATACATTCAGCTATAATGAAGCTGTTGGAGAAAGAACAACAGCTAGAGGCTTTAAAGATGCAGCAATATTTGTAGGAGATAAAGTTGAACAAGGAGTTGGTGGAGGTATATGCCAAGTTTCAACTACACTATATAGAGCGGCTATGAGAGCTGGTATTAGATCAACGGAAAGAAGTAATCATTCTATGCCTACAAGCTATTCAGATGTAGGATTAGATGCAACGGTTTATTGGGGATCATTGGACTATAAATTTAAGAATACATATAATTTCCCTATATATATAGAATCATACACAAGCAATAAAAATGTATATGTTAACTTTTATGGAAATATAGCTGGAATGGGTGGAAAAACCTATGAATTATTTGCTGATACTTTAGCAAAGTATGATCCTACTATATCAAAAGTAGAAGATAGCTCCATTATGGAAGGTCAAACTCAATGGGATAAACATCCTGTTACTGGTTATAAAGTGCAGAGTTATTTAGTAACTTACCAAAATGGAAAAGAGATAGCAAGAGAAAATATAGCTACTGATAATTATCAAAAAGTAAATGGAGTTATGAGGGTTGGAACAAAGAAAGCTACACCTCCTCCGGTTACTCAAACACAAACAACTCAAGATCCTGCAGCAACTCAAGCTACAGCAACTCCAACTGTAGCAACAACAGGAACTAATCAATAA
- a CDS encoding M42 family metallopeptidase: MKFDLDVLKTYLMNLLTTPSPTGYTDNIRKYVITELEKLNVNYTVTNKGAILVSFKGEDKSFDRVFSGHIDTLGAMVKEIKNNGALELTPVGGFMMTSIDGENCTIETLDGNSYTGTIQTIKPSVHISGDDARDLKRIAPNMEVIIDEKVFSKEDTERLGINVGDFICFDSRATITEKGFVKSRHLDDKASVAVLLTAIKYISEKNLKLPYNTHFFISTYEEVGHGAKAGLPENTKEFIAVDMGAPGPGQNSSEYAVCICAKDSSGPYDYDLRKKIVSLCKENNINYKIDIYPHYGSDASAAVNAGWNIRTALIGPGVFASHAYERTHLDSLVETLKLVLKYSETK; encoded by the coding sequence ATGAAATTTGATTTAGATGTATTAAAGACTTATTTAATGAACCTTCTAACAACTCCTAGTCCTACCGGATATACTGATAATATCCGTAAATATGTAATAACTGAACTAGAAAAACTTAATGTTAATTATACTGTAACTAATAAAGGCGCAATTCTTGTAAGCTTCAAAGGAGAAGATAAAAGCTTTGATAGAGTGTTTTCTGGACATATAGATACTCTAGGTGCTATGGTTAAAGAAATAAAAAATAATGGCGCTTTAGAGCTTACACCTGTTGGTGGATTTATGATGACATCTATAGATGGTGAAAACTGTACTATAGAGACCTTAGATGGTAATTCTTATACTGGTACTATACAAACTATAAAACCATCAGTTCATATAAGTGGAGATGATGCTAGAGATTTAAAGAGAATCGCTCCAAATATGGAAGTGATAATTGATGAAAAAGTATTTAGCAAGGAAGATACTGAAAGACTAGGTATAAACGTTGGAGATTTCATTTGTTTTGATTCTAGAGCTACCATAACAGAAAAAGGTTTTGTAAAAAGTAGACATCTTGATGATAAGGCTAGTGTAGCAGTTCTATTAACTGCAATAAAATATATTTCCGAAAAAAATCTTAAACTTCCATACAACACACACTTTTTCATTTCTACTTATGAAGAAGTTGGACATGGTGCTAAAGCAGGTTTGCCTGAGAACACAAAAGAATTTATAGCTGTAGATATGGGCGCACCTGGTCCTGGACAAAATTCATCTGAATATGCTGTCTGTATATGCGCCAAGGATTCTTCCGGCCCTTATGATTATGACTTAAGAAAAAAAATTGTAAGTCTATGTAAAGAAAATAATATAAATTATAAGATAGATATATATCCACATTATGGTTCTGATGCCTCTGCAGCAGTAAATGCAGGCTGGAATATAAGAACCGC